The Alosa sapidissima isolate fAloSap1 chromosome 5, fAloSap1.pri, whole genome shotgun sequence genome has a window encoding:
- the LOC121709733 gene encoding CAAX prenyl protease 2 isoform X1, whose product MKILSDVPLIPLFGIRLEGVVAAGILPLLLTMMLFLGPLVQLVVESPKGILFEIKMRCNLRCLSLCVRDLKWMRNHIVAPLTEELVFRACMLPVLVPCTGPTAAIFICPLFFGVAHFHHITEQLRSGCDTWGDILITAVFQFAYTYVFGIYSAFIFIRTGHLLAPVLCHSFCNCMGFPEFGRALKHPLRPVLLFCYQLGVALFLLCLLPLTDPFFYGVTPICTLFLNPRAFCS is encoded by the exons ATGAAGATATTG TCAGATGTCCCTCTGATACCATTATTTGGGATCCGGCTGGAAGGAGTTGTAGCTGCTGGCATATTGCCTTTGTTGCTTACTATG ATGCTATTTCTTGGTCCCTTGGTCCAGCTGGTAGTGGAAAGCCCAAAAGGAATTCTTTTTGAAATTAAGATGAGATGTA ATCTTCGGtgcttgtctctctgtgtgagagacTTGAAATGGATGAGAAACCACATAGTGGCCCCTCTAACAGAAGAGTTGGTGTTCCGTGCCTGCATGTTGCCTGTGCTTGTGCCTTGCACTGGGCCCACTGCTGCCATTTTTATTTGCCCATTGTTTTTTGGTGTGG CCCATTTTCACCACATCACTGAACAGCTGCGTTCTGGATGTGACACTTGGGGTGACATCTTAATTACTGCAG TTTTTCAGTTTGCTTACACCTATGTCTTTGGAATCTACTCTGCCTTCATATTTATCCGAACAG GCCATCTGCTTGCACCAGTACTGTGTCATTCCTTCTGCAACTGCATGGGTTTCCCAGAGTTCGGAAGGGCCCTGAAGCACCCCCTGCGccctgtgctcctgttctgttACCAGCTGGGGGTTGCACTCTTCCTGCTTTGCCTCCTCCCCCTGACTGACCCTTTCTTCTATGGCGTGACACCCATCTGCACATTATTCCTTAATCCCCGGGCCTTCTGCTCCTGA
- the LOC121709733 gene encoding CAAX prenyl protease 2 isoform X2, which translates to MMLFLGPLVQLVVESPKGILFEIKMRCNLRCLSLCVRDLKWMRNHIVAPLTEELVFRACMLPVLVPCTGPTAAIFICPLFFGVAHFHHITEQLRSGCDTWGDILITAVFQFAYTYVFGIYSAFIFIRTGHLLAPVLCHSFCNCMGFPEFGRALKHPLRPVLLFCYQLGVALFLLCLLPLTDPFFYGVTPICTLFLNPRAFCS; encoded by the exons ATG ATGCTATTTCTTGGTCCCTTGGTCCAGCTGGTAGTGGAAAGCCCAAAAGGAATTCTTTTTGAAATTAAGATGAGATGTA ATCTTCGGtgcttgtctctctgtgtgagagacTTGAAATGGATGAGAAACCACATAGTGGCCCCTCTAACAGAAGAGTTGGTGTTCCGTGCCTGCATGTTGCCTGTGCTTGTGCCTTGCACTGGGCCCACTGCTGCCATTTTTATTTGCCCATTGTTTTTTGGTGTGG CCCATTTTCACCACATCACTGAACAGCTGCGTTCTGGATGTGACACTTGGGGTGACATCTTAATTACTGCAG TTTTTCAGTTTGCTTACACCTATGTCTTTGGAATCTACTCTGCCTTCATATTTATCCGAACAG GCCATCTGCTTGCACCAGTACTGTGTCATTCCTTCTGCAACTGCATGGGTTTCCCAGAGTTCGGAAGGGCCCTGAAGCACCCCCTGCGccctgtgctcctgttctgttACCAGCTGGGGGTTGCACTCTTCCTGCTTTGCCTCCTCCCCCTGACTGACCCTTTCTTCTATGGCGTGACACCCATCTGCACATTATTCCTTAATCCCCGGGCCTTCTGCTCCTGA